TTGCATCCGCGGCAGGGGCCGCTTTTTCTGCTGTCGGGGCCGGAGCCGCGGGTGTCGCCGGAGCTTCCTGCGCGGTCGGAGCGACCTGCTCGGGCATCACGCTGCTGGCGCCGGGCAGGCCATGGAAGTAGGCAAGAATCAGGCTGGTGAGCATGAAGATCACCGCCGCGCCGGTCGTCAGTTTGGCCATGAAGGTCTGGCCGCCGGTGGCACCGAAAACGGTCTGGCTGGAACCGGCACCGAAGGATGCGCCCATTTCAGCTCCCTTGCCGCTGCCCTGAACCAGGACAATGGCGATCAACGCGAGACAGACAAAAACATGAAGTACAACCAGAAAAGTAACCATCGGGCAATTCGCTCCTCTAGAATCGTTATTCCTTTGAACCGGCAGACTCTAGCATAAAATCTTCGTCTGAAAAAGACAT
This sequence is a window from Geothermobacter hydrogeniphilus. Protein-coding genes within it:
- the secG gene encoding preprotein translocase subunit SecG; the encoded protein is MVTFLVVLHVFVCLALIAIVLVQGSGKGAEMGASFGAGSSQTVFGATGGQTFMAKLTTGAAVIFMLTSLILAYFHGLPGASSVMPEQVAPTAQEAPATPAAPAPTAEKAAPAADAKK